One window from the genome of Oryza glaberrima chromosome 3, OglaRS2, whole genome shotgun sequence encodes:
- the LOC127766582 gene encoding E3 ubiquitin-protein ligase BIG BROTHER has translation MNGSRQMELHYINTGFPYTITESFMDFFEGLTYAHADFAIADAFHDQANPYWAMMHTNSYKYGYSGAGNYYSYGHVYDMNDYMHRADGGRRIWDNATPVNNTESPNVVLQGGETPHANTSSTTEECIQQQVHQNSSSPQVIWQDNIDPDNMTYEELLDLGEAVGTQSRGLSQERISLLPVTKYKCGFFSRKKTRRERCVICQMEYRRGNLQMTLPCKHVYHASCVTRWLSINKVCPVCFAEVPGDEPKRQ, from the exons ATGAACGGGAGTCGGCAGATGGAGCTGCACTACATAAATACTGGATTTCCATACACCATCACCGAGAGCTTCATGGATTTCTTTGAGGGCCTCACATATGCTCATGCTGATTTTGCTATTGCAGATGCTTTCCATGATCAG GCTAATCCATACTGGGCAATGATGCATACAAACTCGTACAAGTATGGATATTCCGGTGCAGGAAATTATTACAGTTATGGGCATGTTTATGATATGAATGATTACATGCATAGGGCAGATGGTGGACGCAGAATCTGGGATAATGCTACACCTGTAAACAACACTGAATCCCCAAATGTAGTCTTGCAGGGTGGAGAAACTCCTCATGCAAATACAAGCTCTACTACTGAGGAAT GTATCCAACAACAAGTACACCAGAATTCAAGCAGTCCACAG GTCATTTGGCAAGACAATATTGATCCTGACAATATGACATATGAG GAATTGTTGGATTTGGGTGAGGCAGTTGGAACCCAAAGCCGTGGTCTCTCCCAAGAACGCATTTCATTACTTCCAGTCACCAAGTACAAATGTGGTTTCTTTTCAAGGAAGAAAACACGCCGTGAAAG GTGTGTAATTTGCCAAATGGAGTACAGGAGAGGGAATCTGCAGATGACGCTTCCCTGCAAGCATGTGTACCATGCCAGCTGTGTAACAAGATGGCTTAGCATAAACAAG GTTTGCCCTGTTTGCTTTGCTGAGGTTCCTGGTGACGAACCCAAGAGGCAATGA
- the LOC127766581 gene encoding polyadenylate-binding protein RBP47B', with protein sequence MAAAPYHQPTSLEEVRTLWIGDLQYWADENYLYNCFAHTGELQSVKIIRNKLTSLPEGYGFIEFISHEVAEKVLQTYNGTQMPGTEHTFRLNWASFSSGERRPDAGPDHSIFVGDLAPDVTDYLLQETFRVSYPSVKGAKVVTDPNTGRSKGYGFVKFADENEKNRAMTEMNGMYCSTRPMRISAAIPKKTTGSQLQYGAAKAMYPAAGYAVPQVQPVLPDSDPTNTTIFIGNLDQNVTEDELRQICFQFGELIYVKIPANKACGFVQYASRASAEEAVQRLHGTTIGQQVVRLSWGRSPASKQDQSAVWSQQADPNQWASAYYGYGYDAYGYAQDPSYAYNSYAGYTQYPQQVEGATDMASAAGSHAPGMEKEEVYDPMNLPDVDKLNASYIAVHGRAMLGRPLWLRTSSLPQSA encoded by the exons ATGGCGGCAGCGCCGTACCACCAGCCGACCAGCCTGGAGGAGGTCAGGACGCTCTGGATCGGCGACCTCCAGTACTGGGCCGACGAGAACTACCTCTACAACTGCTTCGCCCACACCGGCGAG TTACAATCTGTAAAAATAATACGTAACAAGCTAACAAGCCTTCCAGAAGGTTATGGATTCATAGAGTTCATTTCTCATGAAGTTGCCGAGAAAGTTCTACAGACTTACAATGGCACACAAATGCCTGGAACTGAGCATACATTCAGATTGAACTGGGCCTCTTTCAGCTCTGGTGAGAGGCGTCCTGATGCAGGACCTGATCATTCGATTTTTGTGGGAGACTTGGCGCCTGATGTCACAGATTACTTGCTACAGGAGACATTCCGTGTGAGCTATCCTTCTGTCAAAGGGGCTAAGGTTGTCACGGATCCAAATACTGGGAGGTCCAAAGGGTATGGATTTGTAAAGTTTGCAGATGAAAATGAAAAGAATCGTGCAATGACAGAAATGAATGGTATGTATTGCTCAACAAGACCTATGCGGATAAGTGCTGCAATACCTAAAAAAACCACTGGATCTCAGCTTCAGTATGGAGCTGCTAAAG CCATGTATCCAGCAGCAGGTTATGCAGTTCCGCAAGTCCAACCAGTTCTACCAGATAGTGATCCGACAAACACCACT ATATTTATAGGTAACTTGGATCAGAATGTGACAGAAGATGAACTCAGGCAGATCTGTTTCCAATTTGGGGAGcttatatatgtaaaaattcCAGCCAATAAAGCTTGTGGATTTGTACAATATGCATCTCG GGCATCAGCTGAAGAGGCAGTACAACGTCTTCATGGCACAACGATTGGCCAACAAGTAGTCAGGCTTTCATGGGGCAGGAGTCCTGCGAGCAAGCAG GATCAATCAGCTGTCTGGAGTCAACAAGCTGATCCTAATCAATGGGCAAGTGCTTATTATGGCTATGGATATGATGCATATGGATATGCCCAGGACCCATCATATGCATACAATTCTTATGCAGGATATACCCAGTACCCCCAGCAG GTTGAGGGAGCGACCGATATGGCATCAGCAGCTGGAAGCCATGCCCCAGGAATGGAAAAGGAGGAGGTGTATGATCCAATGAACTTACCTGATGTTGACAA GTTGAATGCGTCGTACATCGCTGTTCATGGTAGAGCCATGCTTGGGCGACCCCTGTGGTTGAGAACTTCATCATTGCCTCAGTCAGCTTGA
- the LOC127765750 gene encoding uncharacterized protein LOC127765750: MESMEPKDIDWSRVVSRYVRDETYEGIEAPHWADLTDPEAGVAAVDDEAWFCRPDCRHPKTVEDFLKMSPSPKGKLLRSVSAMMMPFGERDTNLRDGNNNLKRRGAVAGSGIAAPFTPPKPKAAAKKRFQDDSENQDPALATPPPPPPAASRPPFGAARWAKNAKDAIKSSAEKRPGNAEKEALLSKNAAPRQLKSTLSARNLFSGKDILGQISDFYNELKRMAGGNGSRPGSEAMEELSSNPINEGDVAEKKVDCGCGTGDQVPSEEAIKEKSRQETAEKSPSTMKGKKMGLKVESAKPTRSSVLKEVKATPPTPQRFPSPSTNRVKNVKAGGMSMASSPLKKPLKEKGTPSKDLENSKDAKRQPFGVKDMNNTKSCDAEGSSSMFWFLKPCTFLVE; this comes from the exons atggAGTCGATGGAGCCCAAGGACATCGACTGGAGCAGGGTGGTGTCGCGGTACGTGCGCGACGAGACCTACGAGGGCATCGAGGCCCCGCACTGGGCCGACCTCACCGATCCCgaggccggcgtcgccgccgtcgacgacgaggccTGGTTCTGCCGCCCCG ATTGCCGGCATCCAAAGACGGTCGAGGACTTCCTCAAGATGAGCCCCAGCCCCAAG GGCAAGCTACTGCGATCAGTGTCGGCCATGATGATGCCGTTCGGCGAGAGGGACACCAACCTTAG AGACGGCAACAACAATCTCAAGAGGCGGGGAGCCGTCGCCGGCAGCGGCATCGCCGCCCCCTTCACGCCGCCCAAGCCCAAGGCTGCGGCCAAGAAGAGGTTCCAGGACGACAGCGAGAACCAGGACCCGGCATTGGCcactccacctccgccgccaccggcggcgagtaGGCCACCGTTCGGCGCGGCACGGTGGGCCAAGAACGCCAAGGACGCCATCAAGTCCAGCGCGGAGAAGCGGCCGGGCAATGCAGAGAAGGAGGCCCTGCTCAGCAAGAACGCCGCGCCGAGGCAGCTCAAGAGCACCCTCTCGGCGAGGAACCTCTTCTCCGGGAAGGACATACTTGGCCAGATATCGGACTTCTACAATGAGCTCAAGCGGATGGCCGGCGGCAATGGCAGCCGGCCTGGGTCGGAGGCCATGGAGGAATTAAGCTCAAACCCAAT AAATGAGGGCGATGTGGCCGAGAAGAAGGTCGATTGTGGCTGTGGCACTGGTGATCAGGTTCCCTCTGAAGAAGCCATCAAGGAGAAATCAAGGCAAGAAACAGCAGAAAAGAGTCCAAGCACAAT gaaggggaagaagatgggATTGAAAGTGGAATCTGCGAAGCCCACCAGGTCCTCTGTGTTGAAGGAGGTGAAGGCCACACCACCGACTCCGCAGCGGTTCCCATCTCCCTCGACGAACCGTGTCAAGAACGTGAAAGCAGGAGGCATGTCGATGGCAAGCTCACCACTCAAGAAGCCACTGAAG GAGAAGGGGACACCTAGTAAGGATCTGGAGAACAGCAAAGATGCTAAGAGGCAACCTTTTGGTGTCAAGGACATGAACAACACCAAGTCTTGTGATGCAGAAGGCTCTAGTAGCATGTTTTGGTTCTTGAAGCCCTGCACCTTCCTAGTGGAGTAG